The stretch of DNA GAGTGGTGATAACCGACTATAGAAGGTTTAACGTGGAGATGGGCTACTACGAGAAAATACCGGTCATGGAGTACAAGCAGATGGCAGGTCGCGCGGGGAGGCCCCGCTATGACGAGGAGGGCGAGGCAATTCTCATTGCACGTTCCCTGCAGGAGCTGGAGTTCTTGTTCAATGAGTACATAAACGCGAAGCCTGAGAGGTTGCAGTCGCAGCTTTCCTCGGAGCCGATTCTTCGTTCTCACATTCTGTCAATTATAGCTACCTCAGATCAGGTCAGGAACATCTCCCAGCTTGAGAGGTTCCTCACTAGTTCCTTTTATTCGCATCAGAACAAGGACTACTTTTACATAGTCGAGCGGGCTAAGCTCGTCCTCAAGAGGCTCGCCAGCGCCGGCTTTTTGGAGATAAACGGAGAGAACATCGTTCCCACTCAGCTCGGTATAAGGGTAGCTGAGCTCTACATCGACCCATTGACAGCAGTTCAAGGTCTCGAGTTCTTTAAGGCACGAGAAAGCGCTAGCGCTATAGCGTACCTGTTCCTTATTTCGAGGACCCCCGACGCCCAGACCGTCCACGTAAGGCGTGGAGACGAGGAGTGGCTGGAGGAAAAGTTAAAGGCGAAGGCCGGGGAGCTGGGCTTCGAGACCCCGGACGACGAGGTTGAGTATGAGTTTTTCCTCCAGCAGTTTAAGACCGCTTTACTCCTCGAGGACTGGATAAACGAGGTTCCAGAAGATGTGATTGTGGACAGGTACGATGTGGGGCCGGGCGACATATACTCCATCACGCTCACAGCTCAGTGGATCGCTTTTGCTCTCGCAGAAATAGCTAGACTTTCGGGATACAGCGCCCACTCCGTCAACCTCGGTGTGCTCAGCAAGCGAATCGAGCACGGAGTCAAGGAAGAGCTTCTAGAGCTCGTATCCCTTAAAGGTATTGGGCGTGTGAGGGCTCGAAGCCTCTACAGCCACGGCTACAGATCTCTAATAGACCTGGTCGCAGCTTCCGAGGAGCAACTGGCCAGAGTTCCTGGAATCGGAAAAGCACTCGCAAAAGCAATCAAAAAGCAACTTTCCGCCGATGAAGAAGTCGAGGTTCCACACGAGCGCACCCTGAGCGGTCTCGACCTATACCTAGACTAGTCAACGCTCCCTGTCATACGATCTATTTCAAAGCATGCATAATGTAAAAGCATAAGTGCATCTGCTACACCCCTATGATTGATGATGAAAAAACGCCGACAGAGGGGTGACGATCAGGAGTACCTCTGACGTCGTAGCGGTTTATAAGGACGCTCTCTGTTGGGCTTCGTGTCTGCGCAGGAAAGGTTGATACGCGAGGGGATGAGAAGGTATCTTTCGAGGTTTTATGACCCTGCTTACATCGATGCGTTAGAGGAGGCTCTTCGTCGTCCAGGTTCTCGGTACTTTTTCCGCGTGAACCTCCTGAAAGCGGATCCTGTGGAGGTTGTGTCGAGGCTGAGAGAGGAGGGCTACGAAGTCCACATGCATCCAGCTGTTAGAGAAGCTATCTACGCGCGAGTCACAGGACCCAACAGTGTCCATTTATACAGGGGGAGAGTGGTGGTAGATTGGAACACTGCCGAGAGCGTTTACGTCGGGGCAAACGTTTACGCGCCGGGAGTCCAGAGGGTTATAGGAGCTGAAAAAGGCGATTTCGTCACGGTGGTGACCCCGAGCGGGCAACCAGTTGCGTCTGGGGTCCTAGAGATAAGCCCCGATGAGATATTCAGGGAAAGACGGGGGATCGCGGTGAGGGTGTTGAATTCCGTGTTTAAAGCTCCTTCGCTGCGGGAACATCCACTGCATAAGGAGGGCTTAGTGTACCATCAGAGCCTGCCAAGCATGGTTGCGGTTAGGCTTCTGAATCCCGAGCCTGGTTGGAGAGTATTGGATATGTGCGCTTCTCCAGGCGGGAAAGCGACCCACGCAGCTATCCTCATGGAGGATAAGGGGGAGGTTATCGCTGTGGACAGGTCGGCTAGGAAGGTTAGGGTCATTGATGAGAACGCGGCCCGAATGGGGCTCAAATCCGTTAAAACAATTCAATACGACTCCCGGTACATCACGGACGTCCTAGACACAGGTAGTGTTGATGCCGTTATACTGGACCCCCCTTGTACCACTCTAGGTGTGAGGCCGAAGCTGCGCTACACGAGGGATAGTGCTGACGTTCACAGGCTTGCAGAGTACCAGCGTCAGTTCATTACCGAGGCTGCTAAGGTTCTAAGGAAAGGGGGGCTACTACTCTACACCACCTGTACTCTAACACCGCACGAGAACGAGATGAATGTGCTTTTCTCGATGAAATTAGGTTTTAGGCCACTCAGGATTAACCCTCCTCTTCTTCTGCGTAAACCTTTACTGGGGATAGAGGGGACCGTGTTCGACCCCGTGTACAACGACACCCCTGGCTTTTTCATCTCGCTGATGAGGCTCGAGGAGAGGCAACAATGTTATTAAGGGCCTCTCCGTTAAAAGGTGGGTGATTGGATGTTCCCAGCAGCACCCATGGCTGGGTATGACAGGGCTATAACGATATTCAGCCCCGAGGGCAGGCTCTACCAGGTCGAGTACGCATACGAAGCGGTGAAGAGGGGGATGACGGCTCTCGGGGTCAAGGCCTCCGACGGTGTCGTGCTGGCGGTCGAGAAGCGTAGCGCATCCCCCCTTGTAGAGGGCACCGAGAAGATAAAGAAGATAGACGATCACGTCGGCGTGGCTTTCGCTGGGCTATTCGGGGACGCCCGCGTCCTAATTGACCAGGCCCGCGTCTACGCTCAAACCCACCGCTTGGTTTACGGCGAACCCGTACCCATAGAGCTTCTTGTAAAACGCATCTGCGACATCAAGCAGGTGTACACCCAGCACGGCGGCGTTAGACCTTTTGGCGTAGCTTTTCTCTTTGCAGGCATCGATAGGAAGGGGCCGCATCTCATCCAAACAGATCCCGGTGGAACCTACTTGAGATGTAAAGCTAGGGCTATAGGAGCAGGTGCCCAGAAGGCGCTGGATCTCTTCACAAAGGAGTACCACGAAGATATGAAGATAGACGAGGCAGTGCTACTTGCACTGCGGGGTCTGAGGGAGGCCATGGAGGAGGGCTTCACGGCCGAGAACATAGAGCTAGCCAAAATAGACATATACGAGAAAAGCTTCAAGATATTCAGCCCAAGCGAGGTAAGCGCCCTCATCGCAAAGCTTTAGGCACACAAGTATTTATTTACAAACCCTGCTTTTGCTTTTTTGAGGCCGTTATGTCGAAGAAGAAACTAAGCATTGCGAGGCTCGAGAAAGGTGGAAAGAGGTTTGAAATATTCGTCGACGCCGAGAAGGCCTGGGCGCTGAAAAACGGCGAAAAGATCAACGTTAGGGAGGTTGTCGAGGGAGAATTCATTTACTCCGACGCGAAACAAGGGCTAAAGGCTTCAGAAGTTGACCTCAAGAGGGTTTTCGGTACTTTGGATCCCTACGCGATAGCTGAGACTATTATAAAGAAAGGAGAGCTCCTGCTGACAGCCGAACAGCGCCGCGAGCTCATCGAGTCGAAGAGGCGCCAGATAATTGAGTTCCTGTCGCGTAACACGATTGACCCCAGGACGAACACCCCTATTCCCCCCAAGAGAATTGAACTCGCGCTCGAGGAAGCAAAGGTGAGCATCGACCCCTTTAAACCAGTCGAAGTGCAGGTGAATGACGTAATAAAAGCCCTGCGAATGATCCTGCCGCTAAAGGTGGCAAGAGCAATAATGGCTGTTAACATCCCGGCACCCTACGTAGGGAAAGCCCACAGCGCGCTTTCCAAATTCGGCAAAATCCTGCGGGAAAGCTACTCCTCCGACGGCTCGCTGAATGCTGAGCTCGAGATACCTGCCGGGATGCAATCATCTCTCATGGAGCTAGTCGCAAGCCTCACGAGAGGCCAGGGAGAGGTTAGGTTGCTACGAACAGAGCAGGTGTGAGCAGATGACCTTGTACGTGAAAGACAGGCAAATTGTCATCCCGGGGGACCCCATCGGCGAGCAGGGTAAATTCAGCATAGAAGGCCACGTGTACCGCGTCAACAAGAAGTTTTTCTCCAAGGTCCTCGGCGTTGTTTACATCGATCCAGACCGCAAAATTGTGAGGGTCATTCCACTCAAGGGCAAATATATTCCAGTTGAAGGGCACAGAGTCGTCGGGAAGGTCGTCGAGGTGGGACTCACTAACTGGATCGTCGACATAAACTCTCCCTATGAGGCCATCCTCCCCGTTAGCGAGGTTACGTCAAAACCAGTTAACATATCTAGAAACGAGCTGGCCAAGATACTTGACGAGGGTGATCTTATCCTTGCAAAGGTGGTATCTTTCGATTACACAAAGGACCCTGTCATCAGCATCAAGGAATCCAAACTTGGAAAGATACCCAAGGGCTCCCTCGTGGAGATAAGCCCTCAGAAGGTTGCCAGGATAATCGGAAGGAAGGGATCCATGGTGTCGCTAATCGAGGAAATGCTAGGAGTAAGGCTCATCGTCGGCCAGAATGGCAGGATAGTGGTCGTCGGCGATGATCCCTTAAAAGAGGAGATAGCTGTGCTTGCAATAAAGAAGATCGAGGCAGAAGCCCATATAACCGGTCTCACAGATAGAATCAGGGAGTTTATAGAGTCGAGGTTGAGAGAATGACAAAGGCGAAAAATGTGAAACTGATCGACGAGAACGGTAGGAGGACGGATGGTCGCTTACCAGATGAGATGCGGCCGCTGAGGGTTGAAACCGGTGTTTTAAAAAATGCGGACGGCTCCGCATACGTGGAACTAGGAAACAACAAGGTTGTTGCCGCCGTCTACGGCCCTCGAGAGGTCACACCTAGACATGAGGCGCTGAGCGATAGGGCTCTTCTGAGGTGCAGGTACGCGATGTTACCCTTCAGCGTCGCGGATAGGAAGAGCCCTCAACCTACGCGCCGCGAGATAGAGCTTTCAAAGGTCATTCGCGAGGCTCTTGCACCGGCAATTTTCCTCAATGAGTATCCAAGGACCGCGATTGATGTTTTCATCAACGTATTGGAGGCTGACGGCGGCACGAGGACAGCCAGCATTATTGCTGCTTCAGTGGCGCTGGCTGACGCCGGGATAGCTATGAGAGATCTTGTCGCGGCTATTGCTGTTGGAAAAATCGGCGACATCCTCGTGCTCGACATCAACGGCCTCGAGGATCAGTACGGTGACGGCGATATGCCTATCGCTATGATGCCGAAAGTGGGAGAAATTACCCTCATACAGGCCGATGGTGTATACAGCCCGCAGGAGGTTGAGCAGGCTGTGGCCATGGCCTCGAGAGCGATCAAGAGAATCTACGAAGAGCAGGTTAAGGCGCTTAAAAGTAAATATGAGGCTGTAAGACTAGAGGTGGGGAAAGATGAGTGATGCTGTTTCAAGGCTGAGGATTCTGCCGGTTGTTAAAAAAGAGCTGCTGGTAGCTTCGCTTAGGAAAGGGGTGCGGCTTGACGGCCGAAAACCCGAGGAGATTAGACAATTGAGCCTAGAAAACGGCGTGATTACCAAGGCTGAAGGTTCCTCTATAGCCAGGCTTGGCGACACGAAAGTCATAGCCGGAGTGAAGTTGAGCATAGGGAATCCCTTTAGCGATACTCCTGATGAGGGAGTGTTGATAGTCAACGCTGAACTTTCACCACTTGCTTCACCCCTCTTCGAGCCTGGGCCCCCGGGAGAAGAAGACATTGAGCTGGCAAGAGTTATTGACAGAGGGCTTAGAAGCGCGGGAGTGATAGAGCTATCAAAGCTGGCGATAATACCGGGCTCTAAGGTTTGGTCCGTATTCATAGATATTTATCCCTTGGACCACGCCGGGAACATACTCGACGCTGCAGGTTTAGCCGCGATGAGTGCTCTTCTCAATGCAAAGATCCCAAAGACCAATGTCGAGAACGGGAGAATATCCATTCTCGACGAAAAGATCCCGTTACCTGTAAAAAGCAGAGTCGTGTTCGTAACGGTTGCTAAGATAGGAGAGTACCTTGTTGTCGACCCGTCGCTGGAGGAGGAAATAGCCAGTGACACGAAGATTACATTCAGCATAACAGAGGACGGGAAAATATGCGCTATTCAAAAGAGCGGCGAAGGTTCCTTGAAGCCGAGCGAACTGCTCAAAGCCAGAGACCTAGCTCTGGAGGCAGCAAAGAAACTGTTTCCATTGCTTCCGCCTTTACCGGTTCAACAGTCTGCATAAGTAGCATCTCTTTTTCCGGTCCCCACTTATGCTTACCTCAATCTTTCCTTCTTGTCCAGCGCTGGCACAGATTATCTCCGAGCGCGAAGCATTGGCGTGGCCTAGTCGAGCACAGCTTACGTGGCTCATAACCCCCTCTCGCGCTTAGCGGCGATAGTCGAGATATGCGCCGAGGTCTGGGACTGCGTGATGGGGCGGCTGCCGAGACGCCGGGCAAAGCCCCGCCGCAGACCCAAGCAAGCTGGCAGGGCAGGCCGAAGACGCGGAGCCCATGAACACCCGACATGGGGCCTCGGATAAGTGAAGAGGTGGATGAGCCGGGCGCGAGTCCCATGGCATCCTAAAGCCAATGTAGGGATCATGGGAAAAGTCACGGAACTCGCGAAGAGAGAAAAGGAAGAGCATAAAGAATTTATTGAGAGATAGGATTCGGCGTGTGGTGTTTAAGCTATGGGTAAGCACACGAAAGTGGTCGGAAGGGCTGGCAGGTTCGGAGCCCGCTATGGATCCACGCTTAGGAAGAAAGTCGCAGCCATCGAGCACAAGATGAAGGCCAAGCACAGGTGCCCACGTTGCCAGAGCGTTGGCACTCTCAAAAGAATTAGCGTCGGCATATGGTCGTGCAAAAAGTGCGGTTACACATTCGCGGGTGGCGCCTACCTGCCTAGGACAGAGGCTGGCCGCACTTTCGCACCTGAGGAGCTGAAGGCGCTAGGATTGAAAGGATAGGTGCTTAACGATTTTGACAAAATCCCAGGGAGAGGTCTCATAAACCCTTTTATCAGGGTCTATTCCCGCCTGTGAGAGTATCTCCCGCGCCTGCTCCTTGCTGATGCCCAAACCTATCGACAGCCCTGTTTGAAGCTTTTTCCTCCTGTAAGGAAATACTTTTTGAGTAAACGCTTCAAGGTGCTCTAGGAAGCTTGGGGGAAACATCCTGGTTGGAACCATCCTAACCACCATTGTTTCCACCTTGGGCCTTGGAACGTAGGCTCGGCTCGGGATTATAAACAGCTCATCGATGCTGAAGCACAGTTGCGCCACAATCGAGAGCCTGCCGTAATTCCTCGACATTGGCTGAGCCAGCAACCTCTCCCCGACTTCCCGCTGCACACCGAGAATAGCGTACTCCAGGGCCTCATCCCTGCATAACAAGAGCACTATCTCTGACGATAAGTTAAATGGAGTGTTGGACACCACAACGTGCCTGCTCCTACTCAGCGCGAGTTTGGTGGCGTCTGATAAAACTATGTCGGCGTTACCTACCTCTTTTACACACTCTTTTAGGAGAAACACCATGTTAGGGTCTATTTCGCTACAAAAAACGTACTCCACTCGTTTTGCTAGCTTCAAGGTTAAGCTACCTAGCCCGCAACCTATCTCATACACTACTCGCGCTTCGCCCACCGCGTCGGTAAACAGCTCTATGTACCGCTCATCCACCAATATATGCTGCCCTAGACGCTTACGCAGGTGGAGTTGCTTTAAGTTCCTCCAACACTCGGACACAGCATGCCTTCCTCCCGCTCATTATTCGAGGCAATATCAAGCTTTCGACTGGAGGGGCCCGGGCCGAGATTTGAACTCGGGTTCACCGGCTCCACAGGCCGGCGTGTTAACCAGGCTACACCACCCGGGCCTCAGCTACTCAGATTTGTACTTGGCACGGCTCTTTTTAAGTTTTCCCTCGTTTATTCTCGTGCTCAACTCACAGCTAATCTTGCTGCAAACTGGACCGGGGGAGTGTAAGCTAGTGGTCGAGCAGTACATGTGAACTTCTCATTTTCTGCTCACATCGCCCTCTTAACTCCTCATCATCCCTGCTCGGCCCGCGGACCGCTTACCGGGTATTGCGCTTGGTGCGGCAACGTGTACCTGAGTTTCGGGAAAAGCTAAAAAGCACAATTGCTACGAGGTGGGTGTGCAGCCTCAGCGCGTGCTCGTGCTTCGTGAAGAGGGGCGAGCGATGCTCGCGTACGGTTGGGGGTTCATGATATTTGAAGACCCTCCTGATTCCGTGAGAACGCTGTTTAATCTGAGCAGGATGGTGGGGATGGGCGGTAAGCCCTTTATAATCACAGTCGGCGACGTCGTTTCCAGCAACTTCGGGACCTACGCGTACACTAATGTGGCGATAGTTGACGGAAAGACTCGCCGTAGAGTGGAACTGGGGGGACCCGGGATCGAGGCTGAGTATAAGTGCAGGAACAGCCCTGGAACGATAACCCCTGAGTGCTACAGCGCGGTGAGCCAGGCTGTTAGGTTAACGCCCGCTGAAGGCAGAGCGAGAGTTGCCGTGGAGGGGGAGGAGGATCTCCTGTCGCTTGTGGCCATAAGAGAGTGCAGACTTAACGCGGGCTGGGTTGTCTACGGGCACTGGAAAGGATTCGTCTGCGCTATCCCGTGCACACCGTTTTTCAAGAGATTAGCCGAGGTACTTCTCGAGACCTACTTCGAGCAGCACTGATGTAACAAAATCCACGTTGCTGCGCAGCGACGAGTAGGGCACGCGGAGCGACTTCGCGAAGTAGTAGAGGTCTCTTTCCACGCCAAGCTTTCGTAGCACTATAACGGCTACTGCGGCGGCAACGTTCCTCCTACTCCTCCCCACAGCGTACCTCCTGATGCGGGAAAGTATTAGTTTTGCATGCTTTTTGACAACTTCCCGCAGGTTTGGGTCAGCGATGTTTCCCATCAAGCCGTCGAGGTCGGCATCCCACTCGCTGGAGATTAGCCCAAACTGTCGGGCGAAGGGTAAGAGGTGAAGCACGTCTCGAACCCTCAGCTTTAAACCCTGAGCGCGAAGCGTCTTAACGAAGTCTCGCAGGTTCACCGACGGGTTGCGCCTCTTTGACTCCAGGTAGAGCAAAAGCGCCAGGATAGCGGTCTTCCTAAATCCCGCATCTTTCTGTCTACTAAGGAAGATGGTGAAGCGCTTATAATCCTCCAGGATCCTTTTTCTCGCATCGGGACTGAGGTTGAGAGCGCTCGAGACCTTGCTGAGAATTCTCCAGAGCCTGTAGTCCTCGAGTTGGCCTGTAATGATGAGGTTCAGCCTTTCCAGGTGAAAATCCTCGCTGCGAGACCTCCTGTGTGTAACTATTTCATGCTCGGGAACCGTGGAGTCCAGGCTTATCTCGACCACAAGGCCGCACTGGGAGCAAACGTAGTAGCCCCTCGGGTCCAAGACAACCTCTCCGCCGCAGACCTCGCACTTCATGTGCATAACGGCTGTTTAGGGATTGAAATATAATGGGGGCTGATTCGAGGAGGGGGTGTTAAACTACTATAAAAAATTTCCGTACAGGCTCAAAGATAGAGCCCCTTATTCGCAAGTTACCGCAAACTGTGTAGTGCCAGTCGGCTTAGAGCCGGCTCTGAAGAGTAGATTAGCAGTAGCTATACTTCAACAACAGGCATTGTTAATGTTCTTTTAACCCCCGGCAGCATGCGTATTCTGGTGAGGATAACCTCCCGTATCTCTTTTTCATCGCTACCTGCAATCTTCACGATTATATCGTAGACACCGTAGAGGAGGTTTGCCTCAACTACACCTGGCACCTTTTTCAGCTCCTCTATCACCGCGCGCTCTTTACCAATATCACAGTTTATCAGAACATAAGCCGTAGGCATTAATTAAATTAATCTGCAAGGTGCTATTTAAGAATTTTCGCATAAAGAAGCTAAGTGCTTGTGTCTGCTCCTGAACCTGAGAAGGTACAGAGACGGTCTGCCTCTGATTGCGCAGAGGAGCTACACGAGCCATGACAGTCTGTTACACCCACATGTATCGTCTCATTACCTATCCCCTGCTCAACTCACTTTAAACCGCAGGGAGCCAAAGCTCCAGAAAATCTCAAAGAGAGTTCCAAAGGGGGAGTATGTGTGCACCGAGAATACATAGTTTAACTCTTTAGCGGGCAAATCTAGGGAGGAGAAAGAATAAATATTGAGACAAAGTAGGGATCATAGTAGCGGCCGTGGTCTAGTCTGGAAGGATGGCGGCCTTCCACGCCGCAGATCCCGGGTTCAAATCCCGGCGGCCGCACTTTCAGGTCGACCCGCTTTCCCACATTCAACCGCTTTCGAGCTATACCAGGCCAGCCAGCTTGTAAAGCCTATGAACTCTTTCTTCTCCTTTGATTGCGTCGATGACCTCAGCTGTCTGCACCGGAACGAGGGCGCGCCATGCTGGGTTCCGCTGAGCCATAAGCTGCCTTATCCTCGTCCCGGAGTACTTCTCCCTCTCGAAAAAGGGTATTTCTTCCACAGGAATCCCCGACGCCTCCAGCAACATCCGTGAGAGCTCGTCGTTCGTGTAAGCTACTTGAAAGCTAGGGGAAAACGTCCTTACGTTGCACACCCACCTGGAGTGCTCCGAAATCGTGTCTGGAATCATGGTGACTATAACCCTTTCGATCATGCCTGAACCCCTGAGGGTGCTCCAGATCATGAGCGCCCTTTCCCCGGCGGTGAAGGGGTTCCTTGGCTCGAAGCTTGTCTGAGCGCTACCTATCCCGACTATCACTTCATCCTCGCGGGAGAGTATCCACTCTATTGCTTTATAGTGGCCTAGATGGAATGGCTGAAAACGCCCGATGTAAAGAGCTCTCCTCAAGTAGACCCCCTCCTTTCAGACCTTCAGGGGCGTGCTCTCGATGCGCATGAGATCGTTGTAGAACTCGTAGAGAATCTCTCTATAGTCTCTTAAGCCGTTTTCCACCTCGTCCATTTTCTCCAAAACCTTCTTGGTAGTCTCCTCTGACACAAGGTCCCCGAAGCTTTCATTCAAACTCGTGTAAACGCTTATTCCAAGTTTAGTCGGCACGAGCTTTCCTCCCTTAACTTCGATGACGTAGTTTCTGATGAAAAGCTTCTTGATTATCTCCGCGTAGGTTGAAGGCCTCCCGATGTTCCTCTCCTTCATCAACGCGATTACATCGGCCTGAGAGTAAAGCGGCACAGTGGGTCTTCTCCTGTAGTCTACGCTGACAATCCTGTATTTTCCAGGGCTCAGCCTGAAGTTCTGCCGTAAGGGAAGCATCTTCAGGAAGCCTTCCTCCAAGACCTCTGACACAAAACCGTACGTCTTTACGAAGTACGCCGACGAGACCTCTACGGTTTCTTCTATCACCCTAGCAGGAGGCATCTGGCTCGCCATAAACCTGGCAAATATTAGTCGGTAGAGCGCAAAGTGCTGCCTTGTCAGAGGGATGGGTAGCTGCAGTATACCCTGCTGTATCATGGTCGAAAGCGTCTCCGCGTCTAAGGGTCTTGTCGGTCGAATACACTCGTGCGCCCCCTCAGTCCCCCATCGGCGCGGGACAAAGAACTCTGCCCCAAACTTCTCCGATAGGTAGGTTCTCGCTACCTGCAAACCTGCATCTGAAACCCTGGTGCTATCCGTTCTATGGTAGGTTATCAGACCGCTCTCGAAGAGCTGCTGCGCGATCCTCATCGCCACGTCGGCATTCATCCCGAGAACTTCATTGGCATCTCTAAGCATGGCGTCCGTGGTGTAGGGGGGCGGCGGGTTCAGTAGCTTCTCTACAGCCGCCTTCTTCTCCACCGTAACTTCGCTCCCTTGAAGCTCCTTCGCAATAACGCTCGGGCGCTTACCGTTTAGCTGGACATCCTCGACTATTAGGTAGACGTCGTTCTCAAGCGTGACCCGGAAGACGGGCTTTATGCTTCTTAACGAATCACGGTACCTCTGGATTATCCACCCTAAGACCGGCGTCTG from Infirmifilum sp. NZ encodes:
- a CDS encoding DEAD/DEAH box helicase; its protein translation is MSAQLDLLLEYFPQSIVETLVKRLGLTQLYPTQVEAIKSGVLDGQDIVLSAPTASGKTLVAELAMLKALTKGGKALYMAPLRALASEKYDEFSTFFGAFGYKTAISTGDFDSDDPWLEKYDVIVTTNEKADSLLRHKAKWFDRLTLIVADEIHLLGSDRRGATLEVFLTRVKLMPRKPQLLGLSATIGNLEELAEWLQAKPVRVDWRPVPLKEGVYYNGEVFYSDGSSVSLEDRGSPLYDLAHDTLRDEGQMLVFSPTRRSAVSDAKKLAAVTLKFMKPQESRAVRDVIAKLKSIYADKVTLELLALLPRGVAFHHAGLGSEARSVVEKLFRDRLIKVVVATPTLAAGVNLPARRVVITDYRRFNVEMGYYEKIPVMEYKQMAGRAGRPRYDEEGEAILIARSLQELEFLFNEYINAKPERLQSQLSSEPILRSHILSIIATSDQVRNISQLERFLTSSFYSHQNKDYFYIVERAKLVLKRLASAGFLEINGENIVPTQLGIRVAELYIDPLTAVQGLEFFKARESASAIAYLFLISRTPDAQTVHVRRGDEEWLEEKLKAKAGELGFETPDDEVEYEFFLQQFKTALLLEDWINEVPEDVIVDRYDVGPGDIYSITLTAQWIAFALAEIARLSGYSAHSVNLGVLSKRIEHGVKEELLELVSLKGIGRVRARSLYSHGYRSLIDLVAASEEQLARVPGIGKALAKAIKKQLSADEEVEVPHERTLSGLDLYLD
- a CDS encoding PUA domain-containing protein, with the protein product MSAQERLIREGMRRYLSRFYDPAYIDALEEALRRPGSRYFFRVNLLKADPVEVVSRLREEGYEVHMHPAVREAIYARVTGPNSVHLYRGRVVVDWNTAESVYVGANVYAPGVQRVIGAEKGDFVTVVTPSGQPVASGVLEISPDEIFRERRGIAVRVLNSVFKAPSLREHPLHKEGLVYHQSLPSMVAVRLLNPEPGWRVLDMCASPGGKATHAAILMEDKGEVIAVDRSARKVRVIDENAARMGLKSVKTIQYDSRYITDVLDTGSVDAVILDPPCTTLGVRPKLRYTRDSADVHRLAEYQRQFITEAAKVLRKGGLLLYTTCTLTPHENEMNVLFSMKLGFRPLRINPPLLLRKPLLGIEGTVFDPVYNDTPGFFISLMRLEERQQCY
- the psmA gene encoding archaeal proteasome endopeptidase complex subunit alpha translates to MFPAAPMAGYDRAITIFSPEGRLYQVEYAYEAVKRGMTALGVKASDGVVLAVEKRSASPLVEGTEKIKKIDDHVGVAFAGLFGDARVLIDQARVYAQTHRLVYGEPVPIELLVKRICDIKQVYTQHGGVRPFGVAFLFAGIDRKGPHLIQTDPGGTYLRCKARAIGAGAQKALDLFTKEYHEDMKIDEAVLLALRGLREAMEEGFTAENIELAKIDIYEKSFKIFSPSEVSALIAKL
- a CDS encoding ribosome assembly factor SBDS — protein: MSKKKLSIARLEKGGKRFEIFVDAEKAWALKNGEKINVREVVEGEFIYSDAKQGLKASEVDLKRVFGTLDPYAIAETIIKKGELLLTAEQRRELIESKRRQIIEFLSRNTIDPRTNTPIPPKRIELALEEAKVSIDPFKPVEVQVNDVIKALRMILPLKVARAIMAVNIPAPYVGKAHSALSKFGKILRESYSSDGSLNAELEIPAGMQSSLMELVASLTRGQGEVRLLRTEQV
- the rrp4 gene encoding exosome complex RNA-binding protein Rrp4, which translates into the protein MTLYVKDRQIVIPGDPIGEQGKFSIEGHVYRVNKKFFSKVLGVVYIDPDRKIVRVIPLKGKYIPVEGHRVVGKVVEVGLTNWIVDINSPYEAILPVSEVTSKPVNISRNELAKILDEGDLILAKVVSFDYTKDPVISIKESKLGKIPKGSLVEISPQKVARIIGRKGSMVSLIEEMLGVRLIVGQNGRIVVVGDDPLKEEIAVLAIKKIEAEAHITGLTDRIREFIESRLRE
- the rrp41 gene encoding exosome complex exonuclease Rrp41 is translated as MTKAKNVKLIDENGRRTDGRLPDEMRPLRVETGVLKNADGSAYVELGNNKVVAAVYGPREVTPRHEALSDRALLRCRYAMLPFSVADRKSPQPTRREIELSKVIREALAPAIFLNEYPRTAIDVFINVLEADGGTRTASIIAASVALADAGIAMRDLVAAIAVGKIGDILVLDINGLEDQYGDGDMPIAMMPKVGEITLIQADGVYSPQEVEQAVAMASRAIKRIYEEQVKALKSKYEAVRLEVGKDE
- the rrp42 gene encoding exosome complex protein Rrp42, producing MSDAVSRLRILPVVKKELLVASLRKGVRLDGRKPEEIRQLSLENGVITKAEGSSIARLGDTKVIAGVKLSIGNPFSDTPDEGVLIVNAELSPLASPLFEPGPPGEEDIELARVIDRGLRSAGVIELSKLAIIPGSKVWSVFIDIYPLDHAGNILDAAGLAAMSALLNAKIPKTNVENGRISILDEKIPLPVKSRVVFVTVAKIGEYLVVDPSLEEEIASDTKITFSITEDGKICAIQKSGEGSLKPSELLKARDLALEAAKKLFPLLPPLPVQQSA
- a CDS encoding 50S ribosomal protein L37ae encodes the protein MGKHTKVVGRAGRFGARYGSTLRKKVAAIEHKMKAKHRCPRCQSVGTLKRISVGIWSCKKCGYTFAGGAYLPRTEAGRTFAPEELKALGLKG
- the rsmA gene encoding 16S rRNA (adenine(1518)-N(6)/adenine(1519)-N(6))-dimethyltransferase RsmA, with translation MSECWRNLKQLHLRKRLGQHILVDERYIELFTDAVGEARVVYEIGCGLGSLTLKLAKRVEYVFCSEIDPNMVFLLKECVKEVGNADIVLSDATKLALSRSRHVVVSNTPFNLSSEIVLLLCRDEALEYAILGVQREVGERLLAQPMSRNYGRLSIVAQLCFSIDELFIIPSRAYVPRPKVETMVVRMVPTRMFPPSFLEHLEAFTQKVFPYRRKKLQTGLSIGLGISKEQAREILSQAGIDPDKRVYETSPWDFVKIVKHLSFQS
- a CDS encoding GTP-dependent dephospho-CoA kinase family protein, whose amino-acid sequence is MQPQRVLVLREEGRAMLAYGWGFMIFEDPPDSVRTLFNLSRMVGMGGKPFIITVGDVVSSNFGTYAYTNVAIVDGKTRRRVELGGPGIEAEYKCRNSPGTITPECYSAVSQAVRLTPAEGRARVAVEGEEDLLSLVAIRECRLNAGWVVYGHWKGFVCAIPCTPFFKRLAEVLLETYFEQH
- a CDS encoding TFIIB-type zinc ribbon-containing protein encodes the protein MKCEVCGGEVVLDPRGYYVCSQCGLVVEISLDSTVPEHEIVTHRRSRSEDFHLERLNLIITGQLEDYRLWRILSKVSSALNLSPDARKRILEDYKRFTIFLSRQKDAGFRKTAILALLLYLESKRRNPSVNLRDFVKTLRAQGLKLRVRDVLHLLPFARQFGLISSEWDADLDGLMGNIADPNLREVVKKHAKLILSRIRRYAVGRSRRNVAAAVAVIVLRKLGVERDLYYFAKSLRVPYSSLRSNVDFVTSVLLEVGLEKYLG